The DNA window cttTGCGGTACTTTTttgagttaggaatttaagggatattcaggaatcgggaattgggaaagcgcgtaattgggcctctgatatcctcactcaaacaacggaacacaacgcaaatgttgtttcacgtcggttttcttccatgtcgtggtatcacttcggtcgaaaAGGCCTATTTATACCGAAGCATAGCTCCAAACCCGTGCATAATAACAACTTTGTTGTTATTGGCATTAGGTAATACATTCCCTAacattcaacaaaaacaaatcacTAACAACCACATAACGTCTGTAACAATGCTACCTCTAACTCTAATTACcctacataacaatatttaggtCACAACCGAACAGAACTTAGGCTTCCTAAACCCAATTTAACACAAAGCAGTCCCGCCTTAAAACAATTCTATGTAAATACAGGAACATTCACAGATTTTGCACGAAATGAAAAAGTGTATTGTCTTTTTATATGAGAGCAACACTTGACCTGGTTACAAAAGGCTTATAAGTTCCAAGGTTGCAGGACTAAGGAGGTTGTGTTTTAGAGGTGGGCTACGAAAAGTTACTGCTTTAAAGTTGTTTAAACAGAGTTTGAAAACTGGGCTTCAAACCTGGTAAGTATCTGGCTATTCATTAAAGCAAAACTGGgtgattattttttctttttttttaaggtggtaAGTCTTTAATAGTCTTAGATTACGTACCTATTCATATAAAACAAGCAATGGATATTATGCTTACGCATCTAAATCATAATGACTTTTTTGGCCCAAAAAAAAGGGACTCGGTAGGTAACCATTTTCAGTACTAGGTAAGTGATATTGAAATCCCTAGAGACAACTGTGTCTTATTTGTATTTACCAAAATTCAATCCTTTTAGACGGCGACGAATTCTAGCAGTTCTACACGTGTAACGCTTACAGTTGAGCGCTTATCGTTGCTAATAAAACTGCCATTACCTGAGCCGTCCCGTGGCCATTAAGCGGCCGAGAGTGCTCAATCTACAGATATCTTGCAATTTTTACAAGGATTCCTCTAACCGAACGTAAACCCGTTACGTTACGTATAAGATACGGTTTTCCGGTAAAGAGTTACCAGACGAAGGGTAAGTGGGCCAAGGCCGCTTGCAACTGTAAAGATTTAATGGCAGACTGTTTTTGGCCGCATTTTGGGCCACGTCCAGAAATTAGCGGCGAGCGACTGACCTCAGTACATTATGAATGCCATTATGATAATTAGATAATACTGAACGGATGCCCTGTTCTAAGTAATCAATCAAATCTGGCAAAGATCTACTTAATGAGTTAATCATTCATAGCAATCCGATTAAATCACACGGATTATGAAACAAAATGGTGTTTCTTTTAATCTTTGGTGTTACTTTCAGATAAAAATGCTTTCTCTGCCAATAGTTACGACTACCTGAGAAACCAGGTATCCAGATATAAACAATTTGTCATCTATAGTCGACGTACCTTTTACTCAAATAGGTAATTAGGCACAGGCCTAGAAACTATCCGTGACATAGAAGACCATTAAGCCTAAGATAAGGGCAACATCCTCGCTTATCGCGATCACCGGGACGTAGCTACGTCCGCGGCCCAGGGCGGCCGACCCAAGTCTGCACacatattagtttatttacgaGAATCCTGTTTTAGAATCCTATGGGGATAATTAATGATGTGAGGGAAAGGTAAGAGAGTTACGATGGGGAGGGCCGTTGCCCGACCCGATGGCGAGTAATTAGCAAGCGGGCTATTATGGCACAgctattataaatgagaaagggTTCGGTAAAACTGAAGACTATGGACAACGAAAattgtgggataaaaattaaaatatgaaagtatATTACAGAGCAAGAAGATTTATATTGCAGGTAACATATAGACAGGTGCTACCAGAGACGGATTAAAactagagggcgccctagacaaTCACCTCATAGACCGCTAGGCGCGCCCGTCTCACGGCGCCCTTCTGAAACCTAGTGCCCTAAGCATAGGCGTATTATAAGGAATATTACCTACTGGATACTGAAAGCTGTCCAAGTGAAATAAGACTAATAAATggaattattcaaaaatattctcCATTCTGTGTTCATTTATATCGGCAATTACCTTATTCAATAACTTTGCCAATAGCCAATAGCTAAGTAGATAATAACTTTCTTATAATAgcaataaaaaatgcataaaagaAGTGTTAAAAGCGATTGGCCTTGTTGCTGATGACCTTCTTACTTGAGGATGTCCCGAGGCGGACATGGGGCAATAAAAGCACGCTTCATATACGTCCTTATAACAATTGCCTATAATTCGGTGGATTAGGGACCTAACTGAATAGAAGAGGGCCTTGACTTAGTTTTGAGAACACAATAAACTTTGTTTTCACCAAGTTTAGTAGTACTATAAACATTACTTCTTGACACTAAATTAATGAAACACTAAGTAGTTAACCGTGTAGAAACTTATTCCCCTCTTAACTAAGAAATAATAGTGTAAGTGAAACTGGACGCCAATCACAatccaaatatttaaatagtcaTTAATATATTATCGTAACTATTTCAAATAATAGATTTTAGTAATGTGGTGTGGCTACCTATTTAGTACAATCGTACTCTAGTGTTCTCTCTCgtaccctttttttaagggtgaaaaaTCACCCATTGGCTTCTTTCGCCTAAagcgaggcaagaggaagtgtcagactattactgcctaaataccaccccgttcctactcttgcttttcaagctgggccccggtaagcccgctagataatccgcagctccggaactctCTGGTACCCTAAGTGCTCGAAATACTGCGCCTGGTCCGGATGGTGTTCATGGCCGTGTGGGGGTGTTGGCTGTAGGTGCTCTGGGGGACCGTTTGAGGCGGTTGTTCAACAGCTGTCTTGAGTCAGGCGTGTTCCCCGCCCGTTGGAAGGAAGCCGGATTAGTCCTCCTGAAGAAGCAAGGCAGGCCCGCGGATTCACCCTCTGCATACCGTCCTATATGCCTGCTCGACGAGATTTCCAAGCTCTTTGAAAGAGTAATCGCTGAAAGGCTCGTCGGGCACCTGTCGCGAGTTGGTCCCGACCTGTCTGACCGACCTGTATGGTTTCCGGCAGCAGCGTTCCACAATAGATGCGATACTGCGCGTCCGCTCGCTGTCGGATCAGGCAGTGTCCCAGGGTAGGGTTGCGTTAGCGATAAGCCTAGATATCGTTAACGCTTTTAATTCCCTACCCTGGAAGGCAATCAGGGAGGCTCTTGTTTATCACAGAATTCCTCCCTATTTGCAAAACATTATCGGGGCCTACCTATGCGACCGGCACATTCGCTATGTGGGCCGGGACGGTAGCGTTCAGCGGAGGGGATTACGTGTGGGGTTCCACAGGGATCTGTGCTGGGTCCTTTATTGTGGAACCTCGCTTATGATGCGGTCCTGCGTGTGGAACTTCCTGCTGATGTCCATGTCATTTGCTATGCAGATGACACGCTGGTCATGGCTAGTGGGACCAACTTTGAGGAGACTATCCGGCTTTCAGAGCTCGGGGTGGCAAAAGTCGTGGCTTCTATTCGCGGACTGGGCCTGGAAATAGCGCCTCATAAAACTGAGGCTCTATGGTTCCATAAGCTCCCGAAGACCAGGGAGCCACCCAGTTCGTCAGTCTACGTTGGAGATGCGCATGTCCAGGTTGGgcgatacataaagtatctaGGCCTAACCTTGGATGGTCGGTGGGGCTTCGAAGAGCATTTCGAACGCCTGGTCCCCCGAGTCGAGAAGGCAGTGGGTGCTCTGCACAGACTGCTGCCTAACATTGGGGGACCTCgagaagaagttcgccgcctctatgcgggtgtcgtgcgatcgatggttctttacggggcgcctgtttggtcagctCGACTATCAGGCGTCCGACGCTGTAGGACGAAAATATATCGCTTGCAGCGGAAAATAGCCATCCGTATCGCACGAGGATAccgaacggtgtcctttgaggcggcaactctcctggctcgctttccgccgttggacatcctggcggatatggacgcgAAGGTGTATGACCAAATCCGCACTGCCCGCCGAAATGGCGGTAGCGTGCCAGGAGTGGCGTTCGTAaggctgaggcggcaagaaaggcgacacgcgctcgagcggtggcgtgagcggctTGAACAGCCGGAGTActcacgcaagcgcgttgtcgaagccattctgccgcacttcgaagcctggctgaagagagaggagcgcgtctccttcaggctcactcaggtgctcaccggacatggttgcttcggtgagtacctgaacagGATTGGGCGAGAGGCCACGACAAATTGTCACCACTGCGGAGGTGACCTGGATAccgcacagcacacgctcgaggagtgcccagcgtgggtctctgagcggcgggtcctggtCACCAGGATCGGGCGAGATTTGTCTCTGTCAGCAGTAGTCAAGGCTATGTTGGCAGAGACAGAAAATTGGAGGAAGTGGcttccttttgtgagactgtaatgtcccaaaaggaggctgctgagcgggatcgcgagagggccgatcctgttcgtagaaggcgtcgaggaggCAACCGCCTTGACGCCTAATACGCCGAAATTCCGCTTGTATAACTGCAAGCGGTCCTTTGGGGTCACGGGcgcatagagtggggactctaggcgcCCACCCAGTGACCTCAGagaagacggtggcacagtggtcacgtgctgccgtgcaacttgcacagtaaggctcatgggagacacacgtctccctagggatgtgccgtaacaggcgttgcaccgtggggctccggagcaggtctattaagaggacccggtgccccttacaggtgttgagggtggccaccggggtggttttagtgaggtaaaaatcccacactccctagtcttttatccccaaaaagctaggcgccttttgaaggtttccccccgtcacaaaaaaaaaaaaaaaaaaaataaaaaaaaataaaaaaaaggtaccCACCTAACCAAGGAGATCagatttttactaatatttataactatgaCCGTAACTTTTTCTTTGACGATAAGAAATacttacatgtttttttattaaatagaattaTAATATTCGTTAAAGTTTTGGgtttgaagttttaaaattgaAGGTAAGAAAATTGTATCGAAAGTTACGAAACAAGAAACGAAACGTGAAATTGACAGCTGACAGCTCAACACTCGTTATAAATGTTGCCAGGGGACGAAAATATATGTCggtacacaaatattttatttatttttgtcctttTTTATGTCACACTCTAATTTAATACAGTCCATTTTTAGCACAAATAAGAATAACAACTGCTtacacttttttaattaaaagctaaaaagataaataatggATACATTGGCTTGGCACGTTCAaccttttattaaaacaaaaagtctGGCAGAATAATTTGACGTTTGGGTAAACGTGGATTGGAGCTGGCAACACTAATTACGACCTCCATTCATCCTTCCTCTCATCAAAATACTACCTTTAACACCATTTTCGACAAAAATCACTAAAAAAGGCTCTTAGGAGGTCCATAAGTGTAGTTTTTGTCAAGCTTTTAAGTGTAATAATCtagttttgaaatgaaaatggcGTTGAAATCGTCGCCGGTTATTTTCGGGTGGCTCTCTCGGTTGCCTCGGCATTTCTCTACATCTAGCGCTTTAGCTGCTAAGCCTATGACTGTGCGTGATGCCCTCAACAGTGCGATTGATGAGGAGATGGAAAGAGACGACAAAGTCTTCATATTGGGTGAGGAAGTGGCCCAGTATGACGGAGCCTACAAGGTGACCAGGTAACCAATAAACGCCGTTTATAACCTTCCCTAGACGTGTTTTACAGTGTTATGTATTAAAAACCTGTCCCCTAAAGTTACTCTTTACAATTTTGCAGTTATCATTGTTAATTGGTATTGTTCTTATAGATTTCTGATTGCTGAAAACACTCCAATGTTACATAACCAAAAAATTTTCTTATAATCTGTCAAATAATTGGTTGTATTCAAAAACTAGATACAACTAACGGAAAACTTCTCTTGTTGAAATTACACCTATTGTTCTAAGTCATGTTTTACACTGCATGCTATTCATTTACTGTTTTGTTAGTGTAACATTGAATAAGAAATGAACAATAATATATGGTTTACTGCATTTTACCTATTGAAGTtgttacaaaatttcatcaagcAATGTTCTTGTTCAGCTGTGCAAACATATTTCTGAGACTCTTACGTTTAAAAGCACTTTGTTAGAGACTCATATATAAATCATGTATGTTCAAATTACAGAGGACTATGGAAGAAGTACGGAGACAAGAGAGTTATTGACACACCAATCACAGAAATCGGTTTTGCCGGTATTGCTGTTGGTGCTGCGTTCGCTGGACTCAGACCCATTTGTGAATTCATGACATTCAACTTCTCCATGCAGGCTATTGAtcatgtaagtttatttttatactatttattctTAGCAAAGAGTTCACAAttacacaagaaaaaataactgTGGACAAGTCCGCTAATATGTATCAACATTCATTCTGATCAGTTGTTTTTGAAAGTATGTATTTCTGGTAGCAACAAGGGTGTTTACTTAATACATCAATCAAAACACAGATTGTGTTTAAATATGTCTATAAAATACTGAAACCAGAAACTAAACAGAATTTCCGACATAGTATTAAAGTAATCGCAATAAGACAGGAAAAAGGTAGTTGAAATGATAACAATACAACTTCCAATGCCTTGCAAGTACCTTTTGAAGTGGTAattggtaaacaaaacaatagagaACTAATTCATTCACTAACACAATTTCCTTGTATTTAGCAGATCTCATATTCAAAGTCCTTACACAAGTGTATAGATAATCATttaacatctatactaatattataaagctgaagagtttgtttgattgtttgattgtttgtttgtttgtttgaacgcgctaatctccggaactactggtccgatttgaataattctttttgtgttggatagtccatttatcgaggaaggctataggctataaaacatcacgctataactattaggagcgaagaaataaaggaaagtgtggacaaaacgggggaaattattaattcttgagggcttccgttgcgtgcgctgcgaaaatggttcaagatacgaaaattatatgtatgaaagaattattcctcttaaaatgatctaaaaaaaagtccgcgacagtatatgtctatcttttaggattaacttactagaatcgtttttatggtaatcaaacagggtcgaaattaatgcattatttgttaagagtaatataacgaaaaaatattaatctttatcgaaataaatgtgttgttcattaagagtatttaattgtgaacaaaattgtctttgacatcactaaacttcaataaacatcttagaagatattacaattttaaaataactccgatataaaattcgcccgcgccgcacgatgtgcgaaacacgacgctgccaggaggagaggcattgtttgcgaacgacgcggagcctggtgtaactatactcaaaaaaattatagtcttactaacgaagtaaaacattttttgattattgaccatcgaaagcctttgtttacagcgtagaatggcaaaaaagcggtttaccacacgcccacattttattgtggctgtctaacaaagtacaaccagattctacgtatagtgcaataatatcggctgaaacatttgacaaacaaaaaaatccaattcttcaatttattgtcataaaaatatgatagggtataaaaatatggtccttaaggatttcataaccttgcgtcaccatgtatgaaagaaaacatttgttctagaaagtactctttcttttttttttggggggggggaatcaaccgttggctactcctgccttgggtgaagcgagaaggagtgtaaaaatcaccccgttcttattTGAGCCggggtaatcttttacgttgccTGCAGCGCCGGATCGAGTTGCATCAGCCCTATTGAGTCCCATCTGTAGTaggcctggctctttgaggcgcgcacagaacgcgacgcacggtacgcacgggtctggttttgatcgggcgacgagctactcttactcgccgtccgcagacccgcgcttacggtggccggggatcgtcacgcgatcctcgacgcccggagtgtcttctgcggcggctggggcgtgatgaggatcgttccctaacgcgctccgcctcctccttagctaggataactgcttcgcagaagggggagacggcgtccctatccccctcgctccgcaccttggcctgaactagagccggacgtgggaggttaccgtcgccattcacatccctaaggacatggcgatgctcagcacatgcaatgcacaccgccactgtatgccgcgcggaagatatggtggaccatatcttccgggcggtcctcgcaatgaccgacacccagacgaaacgcccgggtgtttcccccgccgaattcgaaacaggtaccaaccgaaacttccgtgtccggtaagtacctgcgtcaggcggtaggtgaggacgccgtgacgcctctcaagccactcttcaaagaggggacttaccactgctataacgcgtatgtagcgagcccatctaaaaagtaccctaggaattttatttctgaaacacaaaccggggtggcgtttacccaacctataggtgCAGGTTTctggaaaacagtggaaacacatatagtatagaaatgagtgtggattgttccttataatcataatccagtgctatcacgaattttcaatgcacaaattaaccgtgggtaacagctataatttatgaagctgagatagttgtttgcaaaaataaatataatgcctaaaataactattccacgcgaacgaagtcgcgggcacagctagtcattaataaagaaaattcaataATGTTATTCTTTGAAAAAATCAGTTTGAAACTCTCCAGTACTTTGATCAAGCCAATATAAGCTAACAATTGGATACAATTGACACCAATGTCAATGTTATGAAACTGTAATGATGTATTGTACGGTATGTCAGACATAATATACTGGCTGTAGTTTCAGTTACAATTGCATTCATGATCTCATAAATGATTCTGATTAAATCTCAGTCAGACTTATTCTAAGTAGTTACCTAGTTCTATTCAAggataaaatgttaataaactaaaaagaggttattataatacaacaataaaatatttgtgaacaaattaagttttgtttacatttgaaATGGGTCTGAGAGTAACCCCTGGTATTCCGAAAACATAGATCTATgcaaaacacaatttattttttctattgtgcctccatataccgacagacaagacgTTAAACTGCATTGAActttaaattgaaatcaaaacaaaataaataatttaagtaaaagaTAAAAGATTAAACTGTCTACCATAAGCATTGTATTAATCAAATGTCAACTAATTGTAGCTATTAAAATGATTGTGAACATGAATAAAAAGCAAGTTAAACTGAAGATAAGATAGCACTGGAGTCTACCATTACATgattacataaacaaatatcCAGACATCTGATTGCTGATAATTTATCTAATCTGTGCTTGTGAATGTGAATTTCTATGCGAATGTCAACTCAAGTACAACCATGAATGTTGAATGTTATTCAATCTGTGTAACTTGGTTGACTTTTATGTAATTACCTTTTTCAACGATAATTGGATATTGTAATGATTTCtgtattaacatttaaaactaaaaggaTGATGtcataatatattgttattaaagTTACTTGTAGTAACTACCTACTATACAAGTAgaaagattttaattaagttaggaatttaagtgttgttggggaatcggggatagagAAAATTGGGCAGgggcgtaattgggcctccggtggTTACCggacactcacacaacgaaacacaactcaaacaatgtttcacgtcaatttctgtgacgccgtggtttacactacggtcgagccggtccattcgtgcctaagctcttccacacttaagtTTTACTATATTTGCCCTTCTAGAGCCtagctacataatatgtagCTAGGCTCTAGAACTTTTTCAACTTATTAAGTTGAAAAAATACTTCTAAAGTTTTGTATCCTACAAACTATTATATTGCACCTTTTTAATCTCggataaattaagtattatgcAAAGATACCTACTAAATGGAATTACCACCTTACCAGTTATAAACGAACAGTATCTTTATCTAACTTGCAGATAATAAACTCAGCAGCGAAGACTTTCTACATGTCGGCGGGAGAGGTACCAGTGCCCATTGTGTTCCGCGGCCCCaacggcgcggcggcgggcgtgGCGGCCCAGCACTCGCAGTGCTTCGCCGCCTGGTACAGCCACTGTCCCGGCCTGAAGGTCCTCATGCCTTACACTTCGGAAGACGCTAAGGGTATGTCACATACAACAGCCTATGATACTGCTggacatttttttaagaaatgcaaCCCAcactaactttattattatgttataggcttactcacgtaacgttttgacgaggaactcgactagtttcaagccatgctcgaggctcatattcatcgtgtgtcgcggaatgctgctcatgaaaatGAGCGTCAAAACgttacatgagtaagctgataacataataattaatttagtgtgtctcacgaaagttacataAAACCACACTAATttcttctcctgtgtcgtgggtgcgtttacaaacatacaagttcacatacacatcacaccgagaccacacaaacagttgcttcGTGCAGTCAAAGGAACATGGTACTCCTCTACAATTTTGACTGACTGATTTGATATTTTTG is part of the Spodoptera frugiperda isolate SF20-4 chromosome 30, AGI-APGP_CSIRO_Sfru_2.0, whole genome shotgun sequence genome and encodes:
- the LOC118269912 gene encoding pyruvate dehydrogenase E1 component subunit beta, mitochondrial isoform X2, with the protein product MKMALKSSPVIFGWLSRLPRHFSTSSALAAKPMTVRDALNSAIDEEMERDDKVFILGEEVAQYDGAYKVTRGLWKKYGDKRVIDTPITEIGFAGIAVGAAFAGLRPICEFMTFNFSMQAIDHIINSAAKTFYMSAGEVPVPIVFRGPNGAAAGVAAQHSQCFAAWYSHCPGLKVLMPYTSEDAKGLLKAAVRSSDPVVVLEDEILYGVPFPMSDEALDSNFVLPIGKAKVEREGKHITLVCAGRGTDTALNAAKELAGSAGIECEVINLRSIRPLDFDTIARSISKTHHLVTVEQGWPQSGIGAEICARVMESPSFFELDAPVWRVTGADVPMPYARSLEVHALPRHTDVIAAVNAVLGNK
- the LOC118269912 gene encoding pyruvate dehydrogenase E1 component subunit beta, mitochondrial isoform X1, whose amino-acid sequence is MKMALKSSPVIFGWLSRLPRHFSTSSALAAKPMTVRDALNSAIDEEMERDDKVFILGEEVAQYDGAYKVTRGLWKKYGDKRVIDTPITEIGFAGIAVGAAFAGLRPICEFMTFNFSMQAIDHIINSAAKTFYMSAGEVPVPIVFRGPNGAAAGVAAQHSQCFAAWYSHCPGLKVLMPYTSEDAKGLLKAAVRSSDPVVVLEDEILYGVPFPMSDEALDSNFVLPIGKAKVEREGKHITLVCAGRGTDTALNAAKELAGSAGIECEVINLRSIRPLDFDTIARSISKTHHLVTVEQGWPQSGIGAEICARVMESPSFFELDAPVWRVTGADVPMPYARSLEVHALPRHTDVIAAVNAVLGNKISAASSQ